One Drechmeria coniospora strain ARSEF 6962 chromosome 01, whole genome shotgun sequence genomic region harbors:
- a CDS encoding mucin, which translates to MLFTIILGASAVCASRVFKRAQLKDPFDILDPQRWVKSEDMTWADYKAPPGTNWADPSRKGSIRNFNIALVTIDFKDRPFAVTLPPNSTLFGNPLPLVANMPRQDVPNYYRDLLNKPSKINHNHTLHEYWMEDSAGRFGVDLKAFGPYRMPKHYFQYGVDFYYMNKGACPNPSETPCVGDTREDSIDMWESDVGKQAASSFDLVFILGAGEDEYSTWREFGEMKFNSKEEIPDAFGPPRELTGNNSLPNYASTRNHQWTSWAAAANVWPNAWNGTTQQCETSGLGVYAHELSHILNIMDNYITNPDASPLQRDYTGPWSMMSSGASNGPGGIHSAWHIPSLQGGGTMGSLHTMRDKQQLGLAGPETMLRLSRKELNNLGPIVANVTARSVVADLMGLRIELDADLSPACNVSTDVLCDGGGYENYEMEVIDRMGSDSFQPDAGVMISKTKNNGNQDPFQWTVDANPQDIDLIDFHRPNGTAVMVSLGDARQLNDALFHAGTRSGSKFDHLDESNGLHFYILNKYRDEAGILSYTVGARPLNNTSKSTHSINLTAGKPDTIKYPTETGIALFCTFSLTNNGSYLPGMTSPQPLLPYLGSEIYRLQVEIEGSGWHVELPNALAVAKFGQSVDINVAVGATANAQSEAKVTLMAISESDPRVTQRSECKVSLS; encoded by the coding sequence ATGCTATTCACAATAATCCTAGGGGCATCTGCCGTATGCGCCTCCCGAGTATTCAAAAGGGCACAGTTAAAAGACCCGTTTGATATTCTCGATCCTCAGAGATGGGTTAAATCAGAGGATATGACTTGGGCCGACTATAAGGCACCTCCGGGTACTAACTGGGCCGACCCTTCTCGAAAGGGGTCCATTCGCAACTTCAATATTGCCCTTGTTACTATCGACTTCAAAGATAGGCCGTTTGCCGTCACCTTGCCGCCCAACTCAACACTCTTTGGGAATCCTCTCCCTTTAGTTGCAAATATGCCTAGGCAAGATGTGCCAAACTACTATCGCGACCTACTCAATAAGCCGTCAAAAATCAATCACAATCATACTCTTCATGAATATTGGATGGAGGACTCGGCCGGTCGATTTGGTGTTGATTTGAAAGCTTTCGGTCCTTACCGCATGCCCAAACACTACTTCCAGTATGGCGTCGATTTTTACTACATGAACAAAGGGGCCTGTCCGAACCCAAGCGAGACCCCCTGCGTTGGTGACACTAGAGAGGACTCTATAGACATGTGGGAAAGCGATGTTGGGAAGCAAGCCGCCAGTTCGTTCGATTTAGTCTTCATTCTGGGTGCTGGGGAGGATGAGTATTCCACATGGCGAGAATTTGGCGAGATGAAATTTAACTCAAAGGAGGAGATACCTGACGCCTTTGGACCGCCACGAGAGCTAACTGGGAACAATTCCCTCCCAAATTACGCGAGCACTAGAAACCACCAATGGACATCGTGGGCGGCAGCAGCCAATGTCTGGCCCAATGCCTGGAATGGGACAACTCAACAGTGCGAAACGTCAGGGTTAGGTGTATACGCGCACGAGTTGAGTCATATCTTGAATATCATGGACAACTACATTACCAATCCGGATGCAAGCCCCCTGCAAAGAGATTATACAGGGCCGTGGTCTATGATGTCTTCCGGTGCATCGAATGGCCCAGGTGGAATCCACTCCGCGTGGCATATTCCCTCGCTCCAGGGAGGCGGGACGATGGGCTCACTGCATACGATGCGCGATAAGCAACAACTCGGCCTTGCTGGCCCTGAAACCATGCTACGACTTTCCAGAAAAGAGCTGAATAACTTGGGACCTATTGTGGCCAATGTCACGGCTCGATCTGTTGTGGCAGACCTGATGGGGTTGCGTATCGAACTGGATGCCGATCTCTCACCGGCTTGCAACGTCTCCACGGACGTGCTTTGCGATGGTGGAGGCTATGAAAACTATGAAATGGAGGTAATTGACCGTATGGGCTCCGATTCTTTCCAGCCTGATGCGGGCGTTATGATTAGCAAGACAAAGAACAACGGCAATCAGGATCCGTTTCAATGGACTGTTGATGCGAATCCCCAAGATATTGATCTGATCGACTTCCATCGCCCTAATGGTACTGCAGTTATGGTATCATTAGGTGATGCCCGCCAACTTAACGATGCTTTGTTCCATGCCGGCACTCGGTCGGGAAGCAAATTCGACCATCTCGATGAATCAAATGGCCTTCACTTTTACATACTGAACAAGTATCGGGATGAGGCCGGGATATTGTCTTATACTGTCGGCGCGCGCCCGCTCAACAACACTTCCAAGAGTACACACTCCATCAACCTAACCGCTGGCAAGCCAGATACAATAAAGTATCCAACCGAAACCGGCATTGCGTTGTTTTGCACATTCAGCTTAACAAACAACGGCAGCTACTTACCAGGAATGACATCGCCACAGCCACTACTTCCGTACTTGGGTTCGGAGATATATCGTCTACAAGTCGAAATCGAGGGATCTGGATGGCATGTGGAATTGCCCAATGCACTTGCAGTTGCAAAATTTGGCCAAAGTGTGGACATAAACGTTGCTGTTGGTGCGACTGCTAATGCGCAGTCGGAAGCCAAGGTGACTTTGATGGCCATTTCGGAGTCCGACCCAAGAGTAACACAACGATCCGAATGCAAGGTTTCACTTAGCTGA
- a CDS encoding glycosyl transferase, producing MSGKYSDMSDNDIRGKYSDIRGAEFLVDIGILVDIDILVDIDILVDTDIPSSSTLTSSTSTSSSTSTSSSTSSSTSTPLAEAMLKSQRPNAASRTRKLRLFFAAALLVLAAAAWFFRDLLGTSWTLASLNANWHDGSRHFILSAAHDGFDVTFANYSRDQLSAAPYDDVVPPVLHHIALGRHGDNWRGEWKETVRSCVDLHPGWEAHMWTDEKAAALVADKFPHLKPTWDGYRYPVERVDALRYMVLYEYGGVILDMDLECKRGLGPLRRFEFVAPEAHPTGFSIGFMMARRRSGFVGSIVGNLTAYDRQWLGLPYPTVMFSTGCHFASVIHAREGDRSALKILPAPLHSLNGRVSTPIFEHLGSSSWHSYDARLINCLGRSRNLLLLLAILVVALGLFWRRRTILRRL from the exons ATGAGCGGCAAGTACAGCGACATGAGTGACAA cgaCATTCGCGGCAAGTACAGCGACATACGCGGTGCCGAATT cctcgtcgacattggcatcctcgtcgacattgacatcctcgtcgacattgacatcctcgtcgacactGACatcccatcctcgtcgacattgacatcctcgacatcgacatcctcgtcgacatcgacatcctcctcgacatcctcctcgacatcCACACCCCTCGCCGAAGCCATGCTCAAGTCCCAGCGCCCCAACGCCGCGTcgcggacgaggaagctgcgcctcttcttcgccgccgccctcctcgtcctcgccgccgccgcctggttCTTCCGCGACCTCCTCGGCACCTCCTGGACGCTCGCCAGCCTCAACGCCAACTGGCACGACGGCTCGCGCCACTTcatcctctcggccgcccacgacggcttcgacgtcaCCTTTGCCAACTACAGCCGCGACCAgctctcggccgcgccctacgacgacgtcgtgccGCCCGTCCTGCACCACATCGCCCTCGGTCGCCACGGCGACAACTGGCGCGGCGAGTGGAAGGAGACGGTCCGCAGCTGCGTCGACCTGCACCCCGGCTGGGAGGCGCACATGTGGACCGACGAaaaggcggcggccctcgtcgccgacaagtTCCCGCACCTCAAGCCGACGTGGGACGGCTACCGGTACCccgtcgagcgcgtcgacgccctGCGCTACATGGTCCTCTACGAGTAcggcggcgtcatcctcgacatgGACCTCGAGTGCAAGCGCGGCCTCGGTCCGCTGCGCCGCTTCGAGTTCGTCGCCCCCGAGGCCCACCCGACGGGCTTCTCCATCGGCTTCATGatggcccgccgccgcagcggcttcgtcggcagcatcgtcggcaaccTCACCGCCTACGACCGCCAGTGGCTCGGCCTGCCCTACCCGACCGTCATGTTCAGCACCGGCTGCCACTTCGCCTCGGTCATCCACGCCCGCGAGGGCGACCGCTCGGCCCTCAAGATCctgccggcgccgctgcaCAGCCTCAACGGACGCGTCTCGACGCCCATCTTCGAGCACCTCGGGAGCTCGTCCTGGCACTCGTACGACGCGCGCCTCATCAACTGCCTCGGCCGGAGCCGGAACCTCCTGCTactcctcgccatcctcgttgtcgccctcggcctcttcTGGCGGCGACGCACGATCCTCAGGCGCCTGTGA
- a CDS encoding Phenazine biosynthesis PhzC/PhzF protein, with the protein MELPFVTVDVFTQKRFRGNTLAIVTIPATGTKPTQEQKQIIAREFNLSETVFLHDVQDPATNKTRRIDIFMPTAEMTFAGHPTLGTAVTLLDQGVDTIVTKAGPIPVKQTSPGVVQLSLPFEAHMHAKKVRDLSLAESKLPSDEQIRRLELDAPVFSIVSGVHYVLVELPSLELLASVEQPKAELPADDLLDKGRTGFLGRYYYVRQASTKDEQGQAVVSFRARMLTSTFEDPATGSASCCLAAYVSTVADKQDTPNRKFVITQGAEMGKEAQMSVEIVLKDSVIDDVKLAGTAVPVMRGAITL; encoded by the coding sequence ATGGAACTTCCCTTCGTTaccgtcgacgtcttcaCTCAGAAGCGCTTCCGGGGCAACACGCTCGCCATCGTAACTATACCCGCCACGGGCACCAAGCCTACACAGGAGCAGAAACAGATCATCGCTCGCGAGTTCAACCTCTCCGAAACCGTCTTCCTCCACGATGTCCAAGACCCGGCGACGAACAAGACGCGCCGCATTGACATCTTCATGCCCACGGCCGAGATGACCTTTGCCGGCCACCCGACCCTTGGTACCGCCGTCACGCTGCTCGACCAGGGCGTCGATACCATCGTTACCAAGGCCGGCCCCATCCCCGTGAAGCAGACCTCCCCAGGCGTCGTCCAGCTTAGCCTCCCGTTCGAAGCCCACATGCACGCCAAGAAGGTCCGGGACCTGTCTCTCGCGGAGAGCAAGCTCCCGTCCGACGAGCAGATCCGTCGTCTCGAGCTTGACGCGCCCGTCTTCAGCATCGTCAGCGGGGTGCACTACGttctcgtcgagctgccgtcgctcgagCTTCTCGCCAGTGTCGAGCAACCCAAGGCGGAGCttcccgccgacgacctcctgGACAAAGGTCGCACGGGGTTCCTCGGGAGATACTACTACGTCAGGCAAGCTTCGACCAAGGACGAACAGGGCCAAGCCGTCGTGTCTTTCCGCGCGAGAATGCTCACCAGCACATTCGAGGATCCCGCCACCGGCTCGGCCTCCTGCTGCCTTGCCGCATATGTTAGCACCGTAGCAGATAAGCAAGACACTCCCAATCGCAAGTTCGTAATCACCCAAGGTGCCGAGATGGGCAAGGAAGCTCAGATGTCGGTCGAGATTGTCCTCAAGGACTCtgtcatcgacgacgtcaaaCTCGCCGGTACCGCTGTCCCGGTGATGCGCGGAGCCATCACGCTTTAA
- a CDS encoding Phosphoesterase yields the protein MPSGSLVLRASALGALAAAGLVDGASLKDIKHVVLFMQENRAFDHYFGTMAGVRGFGDPNVQVNPDGRSVFEQPLYLPRNGVKVLKPWHINHLGGEWVNASQCMGAGDNGWAAMHSAYAGGLGNNWNYADGGYSMGYYKREDVPAHFDIAEGWTLLDMSTQSILAATDPNRIQWMSGTINVPGSPTNPEGKGSVIIDNSASPGCEAPGLNCFPFLWKTFPEYLEEAGISWQVWQDLDNFEDNMLAYFEQYQLAAKDSPLRTKGNSYPGFAAFYESAAKGTLPQVSWIVGPQELAEHPPNRPVDGAWFQKKVIDAITSSPAYNETVLIISYDEQGGWADHVVPQPAAMDTPGEWMEDPYNELGCVPVGPGWRIPRYIISPYTRGGNVFTERADHSSDILFLEAWAAAHGYEGVRSKELTQWRRDHMSNLVNALDFRNPDYSLPSIHQAPTPESLPDEPSRYTGNLTLGSLTGPWVGPARCLSDYKMAQPPIPYGPDNANQDMAALVEEGFKPVRGQLTEGRYLTFETRGHALSNRNGQWVDITPATDKHERMEHRWIIHAVDGSPETFHVQSAQDKKYIAGFPVVGNLTTDVAQAQAFTISYNPPDGMYSIKVGSKQHSFVSVKSQNRIANSYSPVQWGAGLGWFQVFSVSYHT from the exons ATGCCTTCCGGGAGCCTCGTCCTGCGAGCGTCGGCTCTGggtgccctcgccgccgcgggcctcgtcgatggcgcctCCCTCAAGGACATCAAGcacgtcgtcctcttcaTGCAGGAGAATCGAGCGTTCGACCAC TACTTTGGCACCATGGCCGGCGTGAGAGGCTTCGGCGACCCCAACGTCCAGGTCAACCCCGATGGCCGCTCCGTATTCGAGCA ACCCCTGTACCTCCCTCGAAACGGCGTCAAGGTCCTCAAGCCGTGGCACATCAaccacctcggcggcgagtggGTGAACGCCTCCCAGTGcatgggcgccggcgacaacGGCTGGGCCGCCATGCACTCGGCctacgccggcggcctcggcaacAACTGGAActacgccgacggcggctacAGCATGGGCTATTACAAGCGCGAGGACGTGCCGGCGCACTTTGACATCGCCGAGGGCTGGACCCTCCTCGACATGTCGACGCAAAGCATACTGGCCGCGACGGACCCGAACCGGATCCAGTGGATGAGCGGCACCATCAACGTGCCGGGCTCCCCCACCAACCCCGAGGGCAAGGGCTCCGTCATCATCGACAACTCGGCCTCCCCAG gcTGCGAGGCCCCCGGCCTCAACTGCTTCCCCTTTCTGTGGAAGACGTTCCCCGAGTAcctcgaggaggcgggcATCTCCTGGCAGGTGTGGCAGGATCTCGACAACTTCGAGGACAACATGCTCGCCTACTTTGAGCAGTACCAGCTGGCGGCCAAGGACTCGCCCCTGCGGACCAAGGGCAACTCGTACCCGGGGTTCGCCGCCTTCTACGAGAGCGCCGCCAAGGGCACGCTGCCGCAGGTGAGCTGGATCGTCGGCCCGcaggagctcgccgagcacccTCCCAAccggcccgtcgacggcgcctggTTCCAGAAAAAGgtcatcgacgccatcacGAGCAGCCCGGCGTACAACGAAACGGTGCTCATCATCAGCTACGACG AACAGGGAGGCTGGGCGGACCACGTCGTCCCTCAGCCGGCCGCCATGGACACGCCGGGCGAGTGGATGGAGGATCCGTACAACGAGCTGGGCTGCGTCCCCGTCGGACCCG GTTGGCGCATACCGCGCTACATCATCTCGCCCTACACGCGCGGCGGCAACGTCTTCACCGAGCGCGCCGACCACAGCTCCGACATTCTGTTCCTCGAGGCCTGGGCCGCCGCGCACGGCTACGAGGGCGTCCGCAGCAAGGAGCTGACGCAGTGGCGACGCGACCACATGTCGAATCTCGTAAACGCCCTTGACTTTCGCAAC CCCGATTACTCGTTGCCGTCGATCCACCAGGCACCGACGCCCGAAAGCCTTCCGGATGAGCCGTCGCGGTACACGGGCAACCTGACGCTCGGCTCCCTCACGGGCCCGTGGGTCGGGCCCGCGAGGTGCCTCTCCGACTACAAGATGGCCCAACCCCCGATCCCGTACGGGCCGGACAACGCCAACCAGGACatggccgccctcgtcgaggagggcttCAAGCCGGTCCGAGGCCAGCTCACCGAGGGCCGCTACCTGACGTTTGAGACGCGCGGCCACGCGCTCTCCAACCGCAACGGGCAGTGGGTGGACATTACGCCCGCGACGGACAAGCACGAGCGGATGGAGCATCGCTGGATCatccacgccgtcgacggctcgccCGAGACGTTTCACGTGCAGTCGGCGCAGGACAAGAAGTACATTGCCGGCTTCCCCGTGGTCGGCAACCTCACGACGGACGTGGCGCAGGCGCAGGCCTTTACCATCTCGTACAACCCGCCGGACGGCATGTACAGCATCAAGGTCGGGTCGAAGCAGCACAGCTTCGTCTCGGTCAAGTCGCAGAACCGCATCGCCAACAGCTACTCGCCCGTGCAGTGGGGGGCCGGCCTCGGATGGTTCCAGGTCTTTAGCGTGTCGTACCACACGTGA
- a CDS encoding glycosyl transferase, with the protein MLVSFNSVRARPRVVLLSLLLFSFLSWSLWVGGRRRPRVLDAATLRARFPLTWNHVHSFNGTGGAWYIPPEWIGRDQHPPRTILEAARLASDAASSHRGRQVALSKIPLIVHQTSRSARMDTWKADVLPWVERWLRHAVEPEGASPMAYLFWDDEGILAFMREREPDLVDDFNAMFTPVERADIFRVLACQYYGGVYADVDTEPLRHPADWIHPSDVSRWTDDVTGTSYGMVMPPSDFPDALPSNTQPVSLVWGLEADTDPDLDTYWRMGYSYPVQVTQWALASAPRHPALAQFMTNLRAHVAASKSATDEATEDLDPLTRTGPAAVTLATMTWLEAEVGFRWNALTGLKDGGKSKLVSDVLVLPITGFSPGRGKYGNMGSKPVTDPDARLHHHALGSWRHFDLVVEYGKFCRTMFGLCKDWSKVPA; encoded by the exons ATGCTCGTCTCCTTCAACTCGGTCCGCGCCCGACCtcgcgtcgtcctcctctccctcctcctcttctcctTCCTCTCCTGGTCCCTCTGGgtcggcgggcggcgacggcctcgtgtcctcgacgccgcgaCGCTCCGAGCTCGATTCCCTCTCACCTGGAATCATGTCCATTCGTTCAACGGaaccggcggcg CCTGGTACATCCCCCCCGAATGGATCGGCCGGGATCAGCACCCGCCGCGGAccatcctcgaggccgcccgtCTGGCCTCGGAtgccgcctcctcccaccGCGGCCGCCAGGTGGCCCTCTCCAAGATACCCCTGATCGTCCACCAGACGTCccgctcggcgaggatggacaCGTGGAAGGCCGACGTCCTGCCCTGGGTCGAGCGGTGGTTGCgccacgccgtcgagcccgagGGCGCGAGCCCCATGGCCTACCTCTTCTGGGACGACGAAGGGATCCTCGCCTTCatgcgcgagcgcgagcccgatctcgtcgacgacttcaACGCCATGTTCACGCCCGTCGAGCGGGCCGACATCTTCCGCGTGCTCGCATGCCAGTACTACGGCGGTGTC tacgccgacgtcgacacgGAGCCTCTGAGGCACCCGGCTGATTGGATCCACCCGTCCGACGTCTCCCGCTGGACCGACGACGTGACGGGGACGAGCTACGGCATGGTGATGCCGCCCAGCGACTTCCCCGACGCCCTGCCGAGCAACACGCAACCCGTGAGCCTTGTCTGGGGGCTCGAGGCGGACACGGACCCCGACCTCGACACCTACTGGCGCATGGGCTACTCGTACCCCGTCCAGGTCACCCAGTGGGCCCTCGCCTCGGCTCCGAGGCACCCGGCCCTCGCCCAGTTCATGACGAACCTGAGGGcccacgtcgccgcctccaagtcggcgaccgacgaggcgacCGAGGACCTCGACCCGCTGACGCGCACCGGCCCCGCCGCCGTGACGCTGGCGACCATGACctggctcgaggccgaggtcggcttCCGGTGGAACGCCTTGACGGGGCTcaaggacggcggcaagTCGAAGCTCGTCTCGGACGTGCTGGTGCTCCCCATCACGGGATTCAG CCCCGGTCGCGGCAAGTACGGCAACATGGGCTCGAAGCCCGTCACCGACCCCGACGCGAGGCTGCACCACCACGCCCTGGGCTCCTGGCGACACtttgacctcgtcgtcgagtaCGGCAAGTTCTGCCGGACCATGTTTGGGCTCTGCAAGGACTGGTCCAAGGTCCCGGCGTAG
- a CDS encoding capsule biosynthesis phosphatase: MANAGSGTYPSPSDSNTGQGDASRVPLNVIIPIGGVGSRFARHGYRYPKPLINVVGRPMLLWLLESLSLKAGDALWIAVNEDVDDEFHVSQLVSKNVVAIDHHIVRLRHQTKGASETLYIVCQSMTETYLDRRTVSLDCDTIYWNDILTDVRAMPVGHGGCFYFTDNGDKPIFSYIKTEARYHESIVDIQEKKDISDKANLGAYVFRNARELKTHAAEALDAKTADGHDLGEYYTSQLIGHMLQSGIPYIGLHIDRQDICCVGTPEQLQTFLQSLKKHNGSGRPLSFKSRRFCFDLDLTLVGVPAVPGDYSTCPPIEKNIRLIQELHRAGHYIIIYAARRMKTHNGNVGRVVADIGSITYAQLDRYEIPFHEIHFGKPYADVYIDDLAVNANLDTAREIGWLLDDEEFVGLDAPVGSSKENKKAGMIAARDFNVIQIINNKVIKSSKSEKIMGEIYFYSQMPSEIAHIFPSIYSVDFIPETSTYTITMENCRGLTFSHILVGRSITKGRFLSFLSALHSIHTTKRTDRLSLSIPPTMQKQMEKMPCDHHGHQANIYSNYGSKLRSRYVQNRERYDALGAQAAALYERLHEFLDTYEAEDKGAYAEIVHGDPVFSNAILSKDDKSITFIDVRGQLGSIFTLEGDINYDLAKVLQSL, from the exons CCGATAGCAACACGGGCCAAGGTGACGCGAGCCGCGTTCCGCTAAACGTCATCATCCCCATCGGCGGCGTGGGCTCTCGCTTCGCCAGACATGGATATCGATACCCCAAGCCGCTCATCAACGTCGTTGGGCGGCCTATGCTGCTCTGGCTGCTGGAGAGCCTCAGCCTGAAGGCGGGAGATGCCCTCTGGATCGCCGTCAACGAGGATGTTGACGACGAGTTCCATGTCAGCCAGCTAGTAAGCAAGAACGTCGTCGCCATTGACCATCACATCGTACGGCTGCGGCACCAGACCAAGGGTGCCAGCGAGACG CTCTACATCGTCTGTCAGAGCATGACCGAAACGTACCTCGATCGCAGGACCGTCTCCCTCGACTGCGACACCATCTACTGGAACGACATCCTGACCGACGTTCGCGCCATGCcagtcggccacggcggctgCTTCTACTTTACCGACAACGGCGATAAACCCATCTTCTCCTATATAAAAACCGAGGCTCGATAC CACGAGTCCATAGTCGATATCCAGGAGAAAAAGGACATCTCCGACAAGGCAAACTTGGGTGCCTACGTCTTCCGGAACGCCCGGGAGCTCAAGAcccacgccgccgaggctctGGATgccaagacggccgacggtcACGATCTTGGCGAATACTACACCTCCCAGCTGATCGGTCACATGCTGCAAAGCGGCATCCCATACATCGGTCTCCATATCGACAGGCAAGACATCTGCTGCGTCGGAACCCCCGAGCAGCTGCAGACCTTTCTTCAGTCCCTGAAGAAGCACAACGGATCCGGCCGGCCGCTCTCCTTTAAGAGCCGTCGTTTCTGCTTTGACCTTGACCTaacgctcgtcggcgtccctGCCGTTCCTGGTGATTATTCCACCTGCCCGCCCATCGAGAAGAACATCCGCCTTATCCAAGAGCTGCACCGCGCGGGACACTATATTATTATC TACGCCGCGCGACGCATGAAAACTCATAATGGAAacgtcggccgagtcgtTGCCGACATCGGGTCCATTACCTACGCCCAGCTGGACCGATACGAGATCCCCTTTCACGAAATTCACTTCGGCAAACCATACGCCGACGTCTATATCGATGATTTAGCCGTAAACGCCAACCTCGATACAGCCCGCGAGATTGGCTGGCtgctggacgacgaggaattCGTCGGCCTAGACGCTCCTGTCGGCTCCAGCAAGGAGAACAAGAAGGCAGGCATGATTGCGGCTCGAGACTTTAACGTAATTCAGATCATCAACAACAAGGTCATTAAGTCGAGCAAGTCAGAAAAGATCATGGGCGAGATCTATTTCTACTCGCAGATGCCCTCGGAGATTGCCCACATCTTCCCTTCCATCTACAGCGTCGACTTCATTCCAGAGACAAGCACCTATACGATAACAATGGAGAACTGTCGAGGCTTGACCTTTTCCCACATCCTCGTTGGGCGTTCCATAACCAAGGGTCGATTCCTCTCTTTTCTGTCTGCCCTTCACAGCATCCATACGACCAAGCGGACGGACCGGTTGAGCCTCTCCATTCCTCCGACCATGCAGAAGCAGATGGAGAAAATGCCCTGCGACCATCACGGCCATCAGGCCAACATCTACTCAAATTACGGCTCCAAGCTCCGAAGCCGGTATGTGCAGAACCGAGAGCGGTACGACGCGCTTGGAGCGCAAGCCGCAGCCCTCTACGAACGGTTGCACGAGTTCCTTGACACCTACGAAGCCGAGGACAAGGGCGCATACGCCGAGATTGTCCACGGGGACCCAGTCTTCAGCAATGCCATCCTTTCCAAAGACGACAAGTCCATCACCTTTATTGATGTTCGCGGTCAGCTCGGCAGCATCTTCACCCTCGAGGGCGACATCAACTACGATCTTGCCAAGGTCTTGCAGTCGCTCTGA